Proteins encoded within one genomic window of Siniperca chuatsi isolate FFG_IHB_CAS linkage group LG4, ASM2008510v1, whole genome shotgun sequence:
- the cib2 gene encoding calcium and integrin-binding family member 2 isoform X5, with protein MALRWKRRLHGRYHELAPHLVPMDYTNDPDCKLPLALIVNMPELKENPFRSRIVESFSEDGMGNLSFNEFVDMFSVLSEMAPRELKAIYAFKIYDFNVDNYLCKEDLEKTLNKLTKEELTPEEVVLVCEKAIEEADLDGDNKLSFADFENMISRAPDFLSTFHIRI; from the exons ATGGCTCTGCGCTGGAAACGAAG gTTGCACGGCAGATACCATGAGTTGGCTCCACATCTTGTACCAATGGACTACACCAATGATCCTGATTGTAAACTGCCTTTAGCCTTAATAGTCAACATGCCAGAgttaaag GAAAACCCATTCCGCAGCAGGATTGTAGAGTCTTTCTCAGAGGACGGGATGGGGAATCTCAGCTTCAATGAATTTGTGGACATGTTCTCAGTCCTCAGTGAAATGGCTCCTAGGGAACTCAAGGCCATATATGCTTTCAAAATATACG ATTTCAATGTGGATAATTACCTGTGTAAAGAGGACCTGGAAAAGACTCTAAATAAGCTGACGAAGGAGGAGTTGACTCCTGAAGAGGTGGTGCTGGTGTGTGAGAAAGCCATCGAGGAGGCGGATTTAGACGGAGACAACAAACTCTCCTTTGCTGACTTTGAAAATATGATATCTAGGGCTCCTGACTTTTTAAG TACCTTCCATATACGAATCTGA
- the tbc1d2b gene encoding TBC1 domain family member 2B, giving the protein MHEEDGSEANSCTVPRVVASKSVDVADVEGTKEQASKLCGYLNKLSGKGPLRGYKLRWFVYDPRKCYLYYFKTPQDALPLGHIEIGDACFSYDAEGEEGQFEIRTDGKEFLLKAPSRQVMHYWLQQLQQKRWEYSNTRGSGQRDSWSSPTLAYPPTGLVGKDNDALVFEKLSDSMEKVRSDFAMETETDGGGMVGIQSARGPSAASTNPLNFSLKTFGTELRNSMSYLRPGRGGESRRSVFYTSNSSAEEWELVDAPPKDFPEQKHHPDTHRHSFGSAFTFDFVRNSSRPKRPLLRDMMGSGRFGRNAETRSAESSPVVCNGSKPMEQQLRLQNQQEELSRMQREEAKLREELASQKELVRLLQQTLRTSQCDRQPVCRPAAAPDSSAVSDQTQGSAITQEEITQLEALLQERDGQIQSLCGHMERLALEKESLQQELKGLKIKVGEINDQLGMLMETIQAKDEVIIKLSQQSSEQSGNLNDAGSPLPNKDQQELDILKDSLQGYKSQNKFLNKEILELTVLRRNAESREKALEAKNTALEAKLCQVESKYLVLLQEMKTPVCSSSEQSPAGDVISRLLEDALQAESPDQQEHHIFKPNTVSEYDVFGFKTVPEEEEEEEKLVAKVRALELKSLSMTDQEVSVGVKWENYLASTMNRDLVRSPELKALIRSGVPHEHRSKVWRWCVSFHVKKFRDHLAPDYYETLLNVAREKPNPASKQIELDLLRTLPNNKHYASPSAGGIQKLRNVLVAFSWRNPDIGYCQGLNRLAAIALLYLDQEDAFWSLIAIVEVFMPRDYYTKTLLGSQVDQRVFKDLMSEKLPRLHAHFEQHKVDFSLITFNWFLVVFVDSVVSDILFKIWDAFFYEGPKIIFRFALALFKHKEEEFLKLQDSTTIFKYLRYFTRTILDSRKLMNIAFVDMNPFPMRQIQNRRSFHLEKVRLELTELEAIRQTFLRERETRQERRSFVSDDEEDN; this is encoded by the exons ATGCACGAAGAGGATGGCAGTGAAGCTAACTCCTGCACAGTTCCCCGCGTTGTTGCCTCCAAGTCTGTGGATGTGGCCGATGTCGAGGGCACGAAGGAGCAGGCCTCCAAGCTGTGCGGCTACTTGAACAAACTGTCCGGCAAGGGGCCTCTGAGGGGGTACAAGCTGAGGTGGTTCGTGTATGATCCGAGGAAATGTTATTTGTATTACTTCAAGACTCCTCAAGATGCCTTGCCACTCGGGCACATCGAAATAGGCGATGCGTGCTTCAGCTACGATGCGGAGGGGGAAGAGGGTCAGTTTGAGATCCGCACGGACGGGAAGGAGTTTCTCCTGAAG GCCCCCAGCAGGCAGGTGATGCATTACTGGCTCCAGCAGTTACAGCAGAAACGTTGGGAGTACAGCAACACACGAGGCTCCGGTCAGAGAGACAGCTGGAGCTCCCCCACCCTGGCCTACCCTCCCACCGGCCTCGTAGGCAAAGACAATG atGCGTTGGTCTTTGAGAAGCTAAGTGACAGCATGGAGAAGGTCCGCAGCGACTTTGCaatggagacagaaacagatggCGGGGGAATGGTGGGGATCCAGTCAGCCAGAGGGCCTTCTGCTGCGTCCACAAACCCCCTCAACTTCTCCCTCAAAACCTTTGGTACAGAACTCAG GAACTCCATGTCTTACCTGCGACCGgggagaggaggtgagagcaGACGCAGTGTGTTTTACACCAGCAACAGCAGCGCAGAGGAGTGGGAGCTGGTGGATGCTCCACCCAAGGACTTCCCTGAACAGAAACAtcatccagacacacacagac attCCTTTGGATCAGCGTTTACTTTTGACTTTGTGCGCAACTCATCACGGCCTAAGAGGCCTTTGCTTCGAGACATGATGGGCTCTGGGAGGTTTGGGCGCAACGCTGAGACACGGAGTGCCGAGAGCTCTCCAGTGGTGTGTAATGGCAGCAAACCCATGGAGCAGCAGCTTCGCCTCCAGAACCAACAGGAAGAACTAAGCCGCATGCAGCGGGAAGAAGCCAaactcagagaagagctggccAGTCAGAAG GAGCTGGTGAGACTTCTGCAGCAGACTCTGAGAACCTCCCAGTGTGATAGGCAGCCAGTGTGCCGTCCAGCCGCGGCTCCAGATTCATCTGCGGTTTCAGACCAGACTCAAGGTTCAGCAATAACCCAGGAAGAGATCACCCAGCTGGAGGCCCTGCTTCAGGAAAGAGATGGACAGATCCAGTCCTTGTGTGGCCACATGGAGCGTCTCGCCCTGGAGAAGGAAAGTCTGCAACAAGAGCTGAAGGGCCTGAAAATAAAGGTGGGGGAGATAAACGACCAGCTGGGGATGCTGATGGAGACCATCCAGGCCAAGGATGAAGTCATCATCAAGCTGTCACAGCAGAGCTCCGAGCAGAGTGGCAATTTAAATGATGCCGGTTCACCACTTCCCAACAAAGATCAGCAGGAGCTGGATATCCTCAAG GACAGTCTTCAAGGCTACAAATCCCAGAACAAGTTCCTAAACAAAGAGATCCTGGAGCTGACAGTATTACGCAGAAATGCAGAGAGTAGAGAAAAGGCTTTAGAAGCAAAG AATACGGCCTTGGAGGCCAAGTTGTGTCAGGTGGAGAGTAAGTATCTGGTGCTGCTTCAAGAAATGAAAACCCCAGTGTGTTCGTCTTCAGAGCAGAGCCCAGCCGGCGATGTCATTTCCAGATTATTAGAAGATGCGCTGCAGGCAGAGAGCCCAGACCAGCAAGAGCACCACATCTTTAAACCAAATACTGTCAG TGAGTATGACGTGTTTGGCTTCAAGACGGtccctgaggaggaggaagaggaggagaagctgGTTGCGAAGGTGAGAGCTCTGGAGCTGAAGTCCCTATCCATGACAGATCAGGAGGTGTCCGTCGGGGTGAAGTGGGAGAACTATCTGGCCAGCACCATGAACAGAGACCTGGTGCGCTCCCCTGAGCTCAAAGCCCTGATCCGCAGCGGTGTGCCCCATGAGCACCGGTCCAAGGTGTGGCGCTGGTGTGTCTCCTTCCATGTCAAGAAGTTCCGGGACCACTTAGCGCCCGACTATTATGAGACCTTACTAAATGTGGCCCGGGAGAAGCCCAACCCGGCCTCGAAGCAGATCGAGCTGGATTTACTGCGTACTTTGCCCAACAATAAGCACTATGCTTCCCCAAGTGCAGGCGGCATCCAGAAACTCAGGAACGTCCTGGTGGCTTTCTCCTGGAGGAATCCAGATATCGGCTACTGCCAGGGACTAAACAG GCTGGCAGCTATTGCCTTGCTCTATCTGGACCAAGAGGATGCTTTCTGGAGCCTTATAGCCATTGTGGAGGTCTTCATGCCAAGAGACTATTACACCAAGACTCTGCTTGGCTCTCAG GTTGACCAGCGTGTGTTCAAGGACCTCATGAGTGAGAAGCTACCCCGGCTTCATGCCCACTTTGAGCAGCACAAGGTAGACTTCTCCCTCATCACCTTCAACTGGTTCCTAGTGGTGTTTGTGGACAGTGTGGTGAGCGACATCCTCTTCAAGATCTGGGATGCCTTTTTCTATGAAGGTCCAAAG ATCATATTTCGTTTCGCCCTCGCTCTCTTCAAGCACAAAGAAGAGGAGTTTTTGAAGTTGCAGGATTCCACAACCATCTTCAAATATCTTAGATACTTCACACGCACAATCCTGGATTCAAG gaaGCTGATGAACATTGCTTTTGTGGACATGAACCCGTTTCCCATGCGGCAAATCCAGAACCGCCGCTCCTTCCACCTGGAGAAGGTCCGTCTTGAGCTGACCGAGCTGGAGGCGATCCGACAGACCTTcctcagggagagagagacgcgTCAGGAGAGACGGAGCTTCGTCAGCGATGATGAGGAGGATAACTGA
- the cib2 gene encoding calcium and integrin-binding family member 2 isoform X6, which yields MDYTNDPDCKLPLALIVNMPELKENPFRSRIVESFSEDGMGNLSFNEFVDMFSVLSEMAPRELKAIYAFKIYDFNVDNYLCKEDLEKTLNKLTKEELTPEEVVLVCEKAIEEADLDGDNKLSFADFENMISRAPDFLSTFHIRI from the exons ATGGACTACACCAATGATCCTGATTGTAAACTGCCTTTAGCCTTAATAGTCAACATGCCAGAgttaaag GAAAACCCATTCCGCAGCAGGATTGTAGAGTCTTTCTCAGAGGACGGGATGGGGAATCTCAGCTTCAATGAATTTGTGGACATGTTCTCAGTCCTCAGTGAAATGGCTCCTAGGGAACTCAAGGCCATATATGCTTTCAAAATATACG ATTTCAATGTGGATAATTACCTGTGTAAAGAGGACCTGGAAAAGACTCTAAATAAGCTGACGAAGGAGGAGTTGACTCCTGAAGAGGTGGTGCTGGTGTGTGAGAAAGCCATCGAGGAGGCGGATTTAGACGGAGACAACAAACTCTCCTTTGCTGACTTTGAAAATATGATATCTAGGGCTCCTGACTTTTTAAG TACCTTCCATATACGAATCTGA
- the cib2 gene encoding calcium and integrin-binding family member 2 isoform X2 codes for MGNKQTIFTDEQLDAYQDCTFFTRKEILRLHGRYHELAPHLVPMDYTNDPDCKLPLALIVNMPELKENPFRSRIVESFSEDGMGNLSFNEFVDMFSVLSEMAPRELKAIYAFKIYDFNVDNYLCKEDLEKTLNKLTKEELTPEEVVLVCEKAIEEADLDGDNKLSFADFENMISRAPDFLSTFHIRI; via the exons GACTGTACGTTTTTTACCCGCAAAGAAATTCTGCG gTTGCACGGCAGATACCATGAGTTGGCTCCACATCTTGTACCAATGGACTACACCAATGATCCTGATTGTAAACTGCCTTTAGCCTTAATAGTCAACATGCCAGAgttaaag GAAAACCCATTCCGCAGCAGGATTGTAGAGTCTTTCTCAGAGGACGGGATGGGGAATCTCAGCTTCAATGAATTTGTGGACATGTTCTCAGTCCTCAGTGAAATGGCTCCTAGGGAACTCAAGGCCATATATGCTTTCAAAATATACG ATTTCAATGTGGATAATTACCTGTGTAAAGAGGACCTGGAAAAGACTCTAAATAAGCTGACGAAGGAGGAGTTGACTCCTGAAGAGGTGGTGCTGGTGTGTGAGAAAGCCATCGAGGAGGCGGATTTAGACGGAGACAACAAACTCTCCTTTGCTGACTTTGAAAATATGATATCTAGGGCTCCTGACTTTTTAAG TACCTTCCATATACGAATCTGA
- the cib2 gene encoding calcium and integrin-binding family member 2 isoform X4 yields MGETVVGGDCTFFTRKEILRLHGRYHELAPHLVPMDYTNDPDCKLPLALIVNMPELKENPFRSRIVESFSEDGMGNLSFNEFVDMFSVLSEMAPRELKAIYAFKIYDFNVDNYLCKEDLEKTLNKLTKEELTPEEVVLVCEKAIEEADLDGDNKLSFADFENMISRAPDFLSTFHIRI; encoded by the exons GACTGTACGTTTTTTACCCGCAAAGAAATTCTGCG gTTGCACGGCAGATACCATGAGTTGGCTCCACATCTTGTACCAATGGACTACACCAATGATCCTGATTGTAAACTGCCTTTAGCCTTAATAGTCAACATGCCAGAgttaaag GAAAACCCATTCCGCAGCAGGATTGTAGAGTCTTTCTCAGAGGACGGGATGGGGAATCTCAGCTTCAATGAATTTGTGGACATGTTCTCAGTCCTCAGTGAAATGGCTCCTAGGGAACTCAAGGCCATATATGCTTTCAAAATATACG ATTTCAATGTGGATAATTACCTGTGTAAAGAGGACCTGGAAAAGACTCTAAATAAGCTGACGAAGGAGGAGTTGACTCCTGAAGAGGTGGTGCTGGTGTGTGAGAAAGCCATCGAGGAGGCGGATTTAGACGGAGACAACAAACTCTCCTTTGCTGACTTTGAAAATATGATATCTAGGGCTCCTGACTTTTTAAG TACCTTCCATATACGAATCTGA
- the cib2 gene encoding calcium and integrin-binding family member 2 isoform X3: MKVGGLFNEMDCTFFTRKEILRLHGRYHELAPHLVPMDYTNDPDCKLPLALIVNMPELKENPFRSRIVESFSEDGMGNLSFNEFVDMFSVLSEMAPRELKAIYAFKIYDFNVDNYLCKEDLEKTLNKLTKEELTPEEVVLVCEKAIEEADLDGDNKLSFADFENMISRAPDFLSTFHIRI, translated from the exons GACTGTACGTTTTTTACCCGCAAAGAAATTCTGCG gTTGCACGGCAGATACCATGAGTTGGCTCCACATCTTGTACCAATGGACTACACCAATGATCCTGATTGTAAACTGCCTTTAGCCTTAATAGTCAACATGCCAGAgttaaag GAAAACCCATTCCGCAGCAGGATTGTAGAGTCTTTCTCAGAGGACGGGATGGGGAATCTCAGCTTCAATGAATTTGTGGACATGTTCTCAGTCCTCAGTGAAATGGCTCCTAGGGAACTCAAGGCCATATATGCTTTCAAAATATACG ATTTCAATGTGGATAATTACCTGTGTAAAGAGGACCTGGAAAAGACTCTAAATAAGCTGACGAAGGAGGAGTTGACTCCTGAAGAGGTGGTGCTGGTGTGTGAGAAAGCCATCGAGGAGGCGGATTTAGACGGAGACAACAAACTCTCCTTTGCTGACTTTGAAAATATGATATCTAGGGCTCCTGACTTTTTAAG TACCTTCCATATACGAATCTGA
- the cib2 gene encoding calcium and integrin-binding family member 2 isoform X1, whose product MSRHKRNTDSPRRTASLKEKDCTFFTRKEILRLHGRYHELAPHLVPMDYTNDPDCKLPLALIVNMPELKENPFRSRIVESFSEDGMGNLSFNEFVDMFSVLSEMAPRELKAIYAFKIYDFNVDNYLCKEDLEKTLNKLTKEELTPEEVVLVCEKAIEEADLDGDNKLSFADFENMISRAPDFLSTFHIRI is encoded by the exons GACTGTACGTTTTTTACCCGCAAAGAAATTCTGCG gTTGCACGGCAGATACCATGAGTTGGCTCCACATCTTGTACCAATGGACTACACCAATGATCCTGATTGTAAACTGCCTTTAGCCTTAATAGTCAACATGCCAGAgttaaag GAAAACCCATTCCGCAGCAGGATTGTAGAGTCTTTCTCAGAGGACGGGATGGGGAATCTCAGCTTCAATGAATTTGTGGACATGTTCTCAGTCCTCAGTGAAATGGCTCCTAGGGAACTCAAGGCCATATATGCTTTCAAAATATACG ATTTCAATGTGGATAATTACCTGTGTAAAGAGGACCTGGAAAAGACTCTAAATAAGCTGACGAAGGAGGAGTTGACTCCTGAAGAGGTGGTGCTGGTGTGTGAGAAAGCCATCGAGGAGGCGGATTTAGACGGAGACAACAAACTCTCCTTTGCTGACTTTGAAAATATGATATCTAGGGCTCCTGACTTTTTAAG TACCTTCCATATACGAATCTGA
- the LOC122874325 gene encoding SH2 domain-containing protein 7-like gives MTPGSNHKLAISRKGIERNCCILCRQQKPRSERICHFSGLRTKDQSQRHTKSPCLRTCLTFCFKDRARMEQREPPVDSHAEGTEGRLRELASQWFIQTQVPLIVHNGFFPTWFLGFITRKDAEEILREKELGCFLIRLSDKAIGYILSYKGRDRCRHFVINQSESGQFVVWGDTEGHETVSDLIEYYKTSPIQPFGEYLTTSSFEALNEELYDIIQVSPKEQPVATVRAVKNTRKQQMNPAPEQPPTRPPKSNRTLEEVPPLPRRSRHLDSGPLNDQDRVLYAQLKKQSPREIPRFQHVCQDDSPGDNPRRGERSTTQAQTTSRCSPPSGTDSIYSVLDLLDSKSRSLPLLNNSSEGEQPYRLSAPLHTPQRLSPKPFRQATCYSPPPEKTDSCSSHSLEYMSDNTVYHLAGRPGSPHTSSDMRMSSEQQSDSVYAEVTGDALIGRFPHDNTYELLPGHEDAAKPKPNRLEDIRPKHNHSSLGLKNDKWKWLFPEVKRKW, from the exons ATGACACCAGGTTCaaaccacaaactggcaatctcAAGGAAAG GTATTGAAAGGAATTGCTGCATACTGTGCAGACAACAGAAACCCAGATCTGAGAGGATCTGCCACTTTTCAGGGTTAAGGACAAAGGATCAGAGTCAAAGACATACAAAATCACCCTGCCTTAGGACCTGTCTGACGTTTTGCTTCAAG GACCGTGCGAGGATGGAGCAAAGGGAACCACCAGTGGATTCTCATGCTGAAGGGACTGAAGGAAGACTCAGAGAACTGGCTTCTCAGTGGTTCATTCAGACTCAAGTGCCACTCATTGTCCACAACGGCTTCTTCCCCACTTGGTTCCTGGGCTTCATCACAAGAAA GGATGCTGAAGAAATACTCAGAGAAAAGGAGCTGGGTTGTTTCCTGATCCGTCTTAGTGATAAGGCCATCGGATACATACTGTCTTATAA AGGCAGGGATCGATGTCGACATTTTGTGATCAACCAAAGTGAATCAGGGCAGTTTGTAGTCTGGGGAGACACTGAAGGACATGAGACAGTCTCTGATCTCATAGAATACTACAAGACAAGCCCCATTCAGCCGTTTGGAGAGTATCTGACAACCTCAAGTTTTGAG GCACTGAATGAAGAGCTGTATGATATCATCCAGGTTAGCCCTAAAGAACAGCCTGTGGCCACTGTCAGAGCTGTAAAGAACACGCGAAAACAACAGATGAACCCGGCTCCAGAGCAGCCACCTACACGGCCACCAAAGAGCAACAGGACATTAGAG GAAGTACCACCTTTGCCTCGGAGGAGCAGGCACCTTGACAGTGGCCCCCTGAACGACCAGGACAGGGTTTTGTATGCTCAGCTCAAGAAGCAATCACCTAGGGAGATACCAAGATTCCAGCACGTCTGTCAGGACGATTCTCCTGGAGATAATCCCAGGAGGGGTGAGAGATCCACAACCCAGGCTCAGACCACAAGCAGGTGTAGTCCTCCATCTGGAACGGACTCTATTTACTCTGTGCTCGACCTGCTGGACAGCAAGAGCAGGTCTCTACCGCTTCTGAACAACAGCTCTGAAGGAGAGCAGCCTTACAGGCTGAGTGCACCCCTTCACACGCCACAGAGACTTTCCCCCAAGCCCTTCAGACAAGCCACTTGCTATAGCCCACCGCCAGAGAAGACAGACTCATGCAGCAGCCACAGCCTGGAATATATGAGTGACAATACTGTCTATCACCTGGCTGGCAGGCCTGGTAGCCCACACACATCGTCTGATATGAGAATGtcatcagagcagcagagtgattCAGTGTATGCTGAGGTCACCGGTGATGCCCTCATTGGCCGCTTCCCTCATGACAATACATACGAGCTGCTTCCTGGCCACGAGGACGCAGCCAAACCTAAACCCAACCGTCTGGAGGACATCAGACCCAAACACAACCACTCATCCTTGGGGTTAAAG AATGATAAATGGAAATGGCTGTTCCCTGAGGTCAAGAGGAAATGGTGA